One genomic segment of Fusobacterium nucleatum includes these proteins:
- a CDS encoding ABC transporter permease: MTKKLIFINIFLVIILLIFSSKLNADINLDSVFLGFSKKNFFGTDDLGRDIFSLIIIGGFRTLEVVVIATSLSFFVGSFLGMIAGYFEGNIGTIIKSTVDLMMVVPTLIVALIVTSIFGITPVTAGISLGIFGIGNYMNQSEALTKAEKNKDYILASKLLGVPWYVVLFRRIFVNILARLLVNLGNTASGVILQYSALTFIGLGSDYTKPDWGAMLYQYRIYLVRKPSLIIIPTLCILWVSLSFNLIFDKREN; this comes from the coding sequence ATGACTAAGAAATTAATATTTATTAATATATTTTTAGTAATTATATTGTTAATTTTTTCCTCAAAATTAAATGCAGATATAAATTTAGATTCAGTATTTTTAGGTTTTTCAAAGAAAAATTTTTTTGGAACAGATGATTTAGGAAGAGATATTTTTTCTTTAATAATTATTGGAGGATTTAGAACATTGGAAGTTGTTGTCATTGCAACAAGTCTTTCTTTTTTTGTTGGAAGTTTTTTAGGAATGATAGCAGGGTATTTTGAGGGAAATATTGGAACAATTATAAAGTCAACAGTTGATTTAATGATGGTTGTTCCAACTTTAATAGTAGCATTAATAGTAACTTCAATTTTTGGGATTACACCTGTTACTGCTGGAATCTCACTTGGAATATTTGGTATAGGAAATTATATGAATCAATCAGAGGCTTTAACAAAAGCAGAAAAAAATAAAGATTATATATTAGCATCTAAATTATTGGGTGTTCCTTGGTATGTTGTATTATTTAGAAGAATTTTTGTAAATATATTAGCTAGATTACTTGTAAATTTAGGAAATACAGCAAGTGGAGTTATATTACAATATTCAGCTTTAACATTTATAGGATTAGGTTCTGATTATACAAAACCAGATTGGGGAGCTATGTTATATCAGTATAGAATATATTTAGTGAGAAAACCATCCTTAATTATAATCCCAACATTATGTATTTTGTGGGTATCATTATCTTTTAATTTAATTTTTGACAAAAGGGAGAATTAA
- the rplW gene encoding 50S ribosomal protein L23, with translation MNVYDIIKKPVVTEKTELLRKEYNKYTFEVHPKANKIEIKKAIETIFNVKVEDVATINKKPITKRHGMRLYKTQAKKKAIVKLAKENTITYSKEV, from the coding sequence ATGAATGTTTACGATATAATTAAAAAGCCTGTTGTGACAGAAAAAACAGAACTTTTAAGAAAAGAATACAATAAATATACTTTTGAAGTACATCCAAAAGCTAATAAAATTGAAATAAAAAAAGCTATTGAAACAATATTTAATGTAAAAGTTGAAGATGTAGCTACAATTAACAAAAAACCAATTACTAAAAGACATGGTATGAGACTTTATAAGACTCAAGCTAAGAAAAAAGCAATTGTTAAATTAGCTAAAGAAAATACAATAACTTACTCAAAAGAAGTATAA
- a CDS encoding ABC transporter substrate-binding protein yields the protein MKKIIKFLLCSLLLVIFFVACGEKKEEKVVTEDKPIVIGQTFVVGAIEPTVGGTPWSLTTHGLSETVFSVDRDGNLVSRYVEDVERTDKLNWVLKLKKGVKFSDGTEVNAEALAWAMNTVMEENPLSNATAGKVKFEKVDDYTVNVTVERETQNLKSLLTEWTNIIFKKGDKGYIFTGPYIIKNLEPEVSLTLEPNQYYENSEKRGEVIIKAISDMASMKLAYESGELDMAFGITPEIASELKDEGKIVETIDAGYQYFGVLNTATGIMSDKSVREAINLGLDREDYIKALKGGRVANGLFAQYFSFAGDVKLEYNLDKANSVLEEDGWKLNKDGLREKDGKILSINVLTYNSRPDLKIIMQVMLSQLKKMGIEAKTSIVDNIDVEAKKKEFDVILYAQHTAPTGEPTYFLNQFFRTDGSKNMMSYSSKEVDELLDKMGTLPFGDELIKTAKQIQEVIYKDLPVLYLVDPEWNVALSERLKDYKPYCGDYYIVNSELYK from the coding sequence ATGAAAAAAATAATAAAATTTTTATTATGTTCATTGTTATTAGTTATATTTTTTGTAGCTTGTGGAGAAAAAAAAGAGGAAAAAGTTGTAACAGAAGATAAACCAATAGTGATAGGACAAACTTTTGTAGTTGGAGCAATAGAGCCAACAGTTGGTGGAACACCTTGGTCTTTAACAACACACGGACTAAGTGAAACAGTATTTTCAGTTGATAGAGATGGAAATTTAGTTTCAAGATATGTAGAAGATGTTGAAAGAACTGATAAATTAAATTGGGTGTTAAAATTAAAAAAAGGTGTAAAATTTTCTGATGGAACTGAAGTTAATGCAGAAGCATTAGCTTGGGCAATGAATACAGTTATGGAAGAAAACCCTTTATCTAATGCAACAGCAGGAAAGGTAAAATTTGAAAAAGTAGATGATTATACTGTAAATGTTACAGTTGAAAGAGAAACACAAAATTTAAAATCTCTTTTGACAGAGTGGACAAATATAATATTCAAAAAAGGTGACAAGGGATATATTTTTACAGGACCTTATATAATAAAAAATTTAGAACCAGAAGTTTCTTTAACTTTAGAACCAAATCAATATTATGAAAATTCTGAAAAAAGAGGAGAAGTAATAATAAAAGCTATAAGTGATATGGCTTCTATGAAATTGGCTTATGAATCAGGAGAATTAGATATGGCTTTTGGTATAACTCCTGAAATAGCTAGTGAATTAAAAGATGAAGGTAAAATTGTAGAAACAATAGATGCAGGATATCAATATTTTGGTGTTCTTAATACAGCAACTGGAATTATGTCTGACAAATCAGTTAGAGAAGCAATAAATTTAGGCTTGGACAGAGAAGATTATATAAAAGCATTAAAAGGTGGAAGGGTTGCTAATGGACTTTTTGCACAATATTTTTCTTTTGCAGGAGATGTAAAACTTGAATATAATTTAGACAAGGCTAATAGTGTCTTAGAAGAAGATGGTTGGAAACTAAATAAAGATGGTTTAAGAGAAAAAGATGGAAAGATTTTATCTATAAATGTACTTACATATAATAGTAGACCTGATTTAAAGATAATAATGCAAGTTATGTTATCACAATTAAAGAAGATGGGGATTGAAGCAAAAACTTCAATTGTAGATAATATAGATGTGGAAGCTAAGAAAAAAGAATTTGATGTAATTTTATATGCTCAACATACAGCACCAACAGGAGAACCTACATATTTCTTAAATCAATTTTTTAGAACTGATGGTTCAAAAAATATGATGTCTTATTCATCAAAAGAAGTAGATGAATTATTAGATAAGATGGGAACTCTTCCTTTTGGTGATGAACTTATAAAAACAGCTAAACAAATTCAAGAGGTTATTTATAAAGATTTACCTGTACTATATTTAGTTGACCCTGAATGGAATGTAGCTTTATCTGAAAGATTAAAAGATTATAAACCTTATTGTGGAGATTATTATATAGTAAATTCAGAATTATATAAATAG
- the rpsJ gene encoding 30S ribosomal protein S10, translating to MASNKLRIYLKAYDHTLLDESAKRIAESAKKSGAIVAGPMPLPTKIRKYTVLRSVHVNKDSREQFEMRVHRRMIELLNSTDKAISSLTSVHLPAGVGIEIKQV from the coding sequence ATGGCTTCTAACAAATTAAGAATCTATTTAAAAGCATATGATCACACTTTATTAGACGAATCAGCAAAAAGAATAGCTGAATCTGCTAAAAAAAGTGGAGCAATAGTAGCAGGGCCAATGCCTTTACCTACTAAAATCAGAAAATATACTGTTTTAAGATCAGTGCATGTTAATAAAGATTCAAGAGAGCAATTCGAAATGAGAGTGCACAGAAGAATGATAGAATTACTAAATTCTACCGATAAGGCTATTAGTTCGTTAACATCAGTTCACTTACCAGCTGGTGTAGGGATAGAAATTAAACAAGTTTAA
- a CDS encoding dipeptide/oligopeptide/nickel ABC transporter ATP-binding protein produces MEEVLSIRNLNKTFESGFKLKDINFDIKEEEVVSLIGESGSGKTSISKIIVGLLKAEGQILFKGIDILENPKKINGKIQMIFQSPYSSLNPKYKIKDIILEGVIYQKVLKKEENIDEYLLNILNEVGLDKEVLNKYPHELSGGQRQRVGIARAVAVKPDLIIADEILTALDALTQIQILELFQKLKENKKISYLFISHDINIVKKISDRLLIIKDGEIIESGSKEKIFSKPEKEYTKKLIEISGINLLINKNNEIG; encoded by the coding sequence ATGGAAGAGGTATTATCAATAAGAAATCTGAATAAAACTTTTGAAAGTGGTTTTAAATTAAAAGATATTAATTTTGATATAAAAGAGGAAGAAGTTGTTAGCCTTATAGGAGAGTCTGGAAGTGGAAAAACAAGTATATCTAAAATAATAGTTGGTTTATTAAAAGCAGAGGGGCAGATATTATTTAAAGGAATAGATATTTTAGAAAATCCTAAAAAGATAAATGGAAAGATACAAATGATTTTTCAAAGTCCATATAGTAGTTTAAATCCTAAATATAAAATAAAGGATATAATTTTAGAAGGAGTAATTTATCAAAAGGTTTTAAAAAAAGAAGAAAATATTGATGAATATTTACTTAATATTCTCAATGAAGTAGGTTTAGATAAAGAAGTTTTAAATAAATATCCACATGAATTATCTGGTGGACAAAGACAGAGGGTTGGGATAGCTAGAGCAGTAGCAGTTAAACCAGATTTGATAATAGCAGATGAGATTTTAACAGCTCTTGATGCTTTAACTCAAATTCAAATATTAGAACTTTTTCAAAAATTAAAAGAAAATAAAAAGATATCGTATTTGTTTATAAGTCATGATATAAATATTGTGAAAAAAATTTCAGATAGACTTTTAATTATAAAAGATGGTGAAATAATTGAAAGTGGAAGTAAAGAAAAAATTTTTTCTAAACCTGAAAAAGAGTATACAAAAAAATTGATAGAAATATCTGGAATAAATTTGTTGATAAATAAAAATAATGAAATAGGATGA
- the rplB gene encoding 50S ribosomal protein L2 codes for MAIRKMKPITNGTRHMSRLVNDELDKVRPEKSLTVPLKSAYGRDNYGHRTCRDRQKGHKRLYRIIDFKRNKLDVPARVATIEYDPNRSANIALLFYVDGEKRYILAPKGLKKGDIVSAGSKAEIKPGNALKLKDMPVGVQIHNIELQRGKGGQLVRSAGTAARLVAKEGTYCHVELPSGELRLIHGECMATVGEVGNSEHNLVNIGKAGRARHMGKRPHVRGAVMNPVDHPHGGGEGKNSVGRKSPLTPWGKPALGIKTRGRKTSDKFIVRRRNEK; via the coding sequence ATGGCTATTAGAAAAATGAAACCAATTACTAATGGTACTAGACATATGTCAAGATTAGTAAATGATGAATTAGATAAAGTAAGACCTGAAAAATCTTTAACTGTACCTCTAAAATCAGCGTATGGTAGAGATAATTATGGTCACAGAACTTGTAGAGACAGACAAAAAGGACATAAAAGATTATACAGAATTATAGATTTCAAAAGAAATAAATTAGATGTTCCTGCAAGAGTAGCAACAATAGAATATGATCCTAACAGATCAGCAAACATTGCTTTATTATTCTATGTTGATGGAGAAAAAAGATATATATTAGCACCTAAAGGGTTAAAAAAAGGAGATATAGTTTCTGCTGGAAGTAAAGCTGAAATTAAACCTGGAAATGCACTTAAATTAAAAGATATGCCAGTTGGGGTTCAAATTCACAATATAGAACTTCAAAGAGGAAAAGGTGGACAATTAGTAAGATCTGCTGGAACTGCTGCAAGACTTGTAGCTAAAGAAGGAACTTACTGCCACGTTGAATTACCTTCAGGAGAATTAAGATTGATACATGGTGAATGTATGGCAACTGTTGGTGAAGTTGGAAACTCTGAACATAACTTAGTAAATATAGGTAAAGCTGGAAGAGCTAGACATATGGGAAAAAGACCTCATGTAAGAGGAGCTGTAATGAACCCAGTAGATCACCCACATGGTGGAGGAGAAGGAAAGAACTCAGTTGGAAGAAAATCACCTTTAACACCTTGGGGAAAACCAGCACTTGGTATTAAAACAAGAGGAAGAAAGACTTCTGACAAATTTATCGTAAGAAGAAGAAACGAAAAATAA
- a CDS encoding ABC transporter permease, protein MKFIFKWLGIMFILSVITFLIVRFIPVSPIDMLLQHYNLPLTEENRKLLTSYYKLDQSLFKQYIVWIKDFLKGNWGISFITKLPVKEEMLRRLPYSLIIGLSSLFLSIILSFFLGYLAAIKEKGFFDKMTRIISILTLSIPSFIIAIFIIYYFGVKTQLIKFFIGGKFYGTLFSIMILVLYQVGNLSRIVRDTFVEMKEETFVKFYLIRGFNINYVLLRHCYKPALYSLFSASISKFSSVVGGSAVVEFSFAIPGISYFLINSIVNRDYNVIQAYIFLICIYMFFVHLIFDFLLSFLREKGNK, encoded by the coding sequence GTGAAGTTTATTTTTAAATGGTTAGGTATTATGTTTATTTTAAGTGTAATAACATTTCTAATAGTTAGGTTTATTCCAGTTAGTCCAATTGATATGTTATTACAACACTATAATCTTCCATTGACAGAAGAAAATAGAAAGTTATTAACTTCATATTACAAATTAGACCAAAGTCTTTTTAAACAGTATATAGTCTGGATAAAAGATTTTTTAAAAGGAAATTGGGGAATTTCATTTATAACAAAACTACCAGTTAAAGAAGAAATGCTAAGAAGATTACCATATTCTTTAATTATCGGGCTAAGTTCATTATTTTTATCAATAATACTTTCATTTTTCCTTGGATATTTAGCAGCTATAAAAGAAAAGGGATTTTTTGATAAAATGACAAGAATCATATCAATTTTAACACTTAGCATTCCATCTTTTATAATAGCAATCTTTATTATCTATTATTTTGGTGTTAAAACACAACTAATAAAATTTTTTATTGGTGGAAAATTCTATGGTACATTATTTTCAATAATGATATTAGTATTATATCAAGTTGGAAATTTAAGTAGAATTGTTAGAGATACATTTGTTGAGATGAAAGAAGAAACTTTTGTTAAATTTTATTTAATTAGAGGTTTTAATATAAATTATGTTTTATTAAGACATTGTTATAAACCAGCACTTTACTCTTTATTTTCAGCAAGTATTTCAAAATTTTCATCAGTTGTGGGTGGAAGTGCTGTTGTAGAATTTAGTTTCGCAATTCCTGGGATAAGTTATTTTCTAATAAATAGTATAGTGAACAGAGATTATAATGTGATTCAAGCCTATATATTTTTAATTTGTATTTATATGTTTTTTGTTCATTTAATATTTGATTTTTTATTAAGTTTTTTAAGAGAGAAAGGGAATAAATGA
- a CDS encoding dipeptide/oligopeptide/nickel ABC transporter ATP-binding protein has translation MKNILELKDFSVSLKNNNRKILNNINIEIKEKGFLGIVGESGSGKTTLLNSIISFLDEKKFVLNGKMIFFENIEIYKMTEEKRKEICHKNISMILQDSINSLNPYEKIKKQLLETYIFHSKKKITNDFAIEEIKKLLLDVGFEDTDRILNSYPNELSGGMRQRIAIVLVLCTDIKILLADEPTTSLDVVNQFRFIELLKKISKEKGLTLIYVSHDIKVLSKICERIIVLKDGNIVEENSTAQILKEPKNDYTKLLIKAATAD, from the coding sequence GTGAAAAATATTTTAGAATTAAAGGATTTTTCTGTATCTTTAAAAAATAATAATCGTAAGATATTAAATAATATAAATATAGAAATAAAAGAAAAAGGATTTTTAGGTATAGTTGGGGAATCTGGTTCGGGGAAAACTACTCTTTTAAATTCTATAATCTCTTTTTTAGATGAAAAAAAATTTGTATTAAATGGAAAAATGATTTTTTTTGAAAATATAGAAATTTATAAAATGACAGAAGAAAAAAGAAAAGAAATTTGTCATAAAAATATTTCAATGATACTTCAGGATTCAATAAATTCTTTAAACCCTTATGAAAAAATAAAGAAACAGCTTCTTGAAACTTATATTTTTCATTCTAAGAAAAAAATAACAAATGATTTTGCTATTGAAGAAATAAAAAAACTTCTTTTAGATGTAGGTTTTGAAGACACAGATAGGATCTTAAATAGTTATCCTAATGAATTATCAGGTGGAATGAGGCAGAGAATCGCAATAGTCTTAGTACTATGTACAGATATAAAAATACTTTTAGCTGATGAACCAACAACTTCATTGGATGTTGTAAATCAATTTAGATTTATAGAATTATTGAAGAAAATCAGCAAAGAAAAAGGATTGACCTTGATATATGTTAGTCACGATATCAAGGTATTGTCAAAAATTTGTGAAAGAATAATAGTTTTAAAAGATGGAAATATCGTAGAAGAAAATAGTACAGCACAAATTTTAAAAGAACCTAAGAATGATTATACAAAATTATTAATTAAGGCTGCAACTGCTGATTAA
- the rplC gene encoding 50S ribosomal protein L3: MSGILGKKIGMTQIFEDGKFVPVTVVEAGPNFVLQKKTEEKDGYVALQLGFDEKKEKNTTKPLMGIFNKAGVKPQRFVKELEVESVDGYELGQEIKVDVLAEVGYVDITGTSKGKGTSGVMKRHGFGGNRASHGVSRNHRLGGSIGMSSWPGKVLKGKRMAGQHGNATVTVQNLKVVKVDAEHNLLLIKGAVPGAKNGYLVIRPAVKKVIG; the protein is encoded by the coding sequence ATGTCTGGAATTTTAGGAAAGAAAATTGGAATGACTCAAATTTTTGAAGATGGAAAATTCGTTCCAGTAACAGTTGTAGAAGCTGGTCCTAACTTTGTTCTTCAAAAGAAAACAGAAGAAAAAGATGGATATGTGGCATTACAATTAGGATTTGATGAAAAGAAAGAAAAAAACACTACTAAACCTTTAATGGGAATATTCAATAAAGCAGGGGTAAAACCTCAAAGATTCGTTAAAGAATTAGAAGTTGAATCAGTAGATGGTTATGAATTAGGACAAGAAATCAAAGTTGATGTTCTAGCAGAAGTTGGATATGTAGATATCACAGGAACTTCAAAAGGGAAAGGAACATCTGGTGTTATGAAAAGACACGGATTTGGTGGAAATAGAGCTTCACACGGGGTATCAAGAAACCATAGACTTGGTGGATCAATAGGTATGTCAAGTTGGCCTGGTAAAGTTCTAAAAGGTAAAAGAATGGCTGGGCAACATGGAAATGCAACAGTAACAGTTCAAAATTTAAAAGTTGTTAAAGTTGATGCAGAACATAACTTACTTTTAATAAAGGGAGCAGTTCCTGGAGCTAAAAATGGTTACTTAGTAATTAGACCAGCAGTGAAGAAAGTAATAGGATAG
- a CDS encoding ISL3 family transposase, with translation MISLSLSNFIKTILNIQDNNISFPEEEYYQVTQKGNYLIKVFKGFLKSDYCTCPYCNSKNIVKNGSRHRKIKYIPFQNYNIELELTIQRYICKDCKKTFSPSTNIVSDNSSISNNLKYTVALELQKNISLTSIAQKYNISISSVQRIMNSCYSDFKVNKEHLPEAICIDEFKSVKNIDGAMSFVFADYQSKSIIDIVEDRRLHSLTEYFSRFSLEARNNVKYICMDMYTPYISLVNSIFPNAKIVLDKFHIVNLVNRAFNQTRISIMNSIQDDSLKRKLKLFWKSLLKYYPDLCQVNYYCQSFKRKLSSKDKVDYLLEKCPELEVNFNIYQDIIQTIKLNNFNRFENTVKKYLTTKEKISKKMVIALKTLKKHMNYIENMFESNITNGVIEGLNNKIKSVKRTAFGYSNFSNFKKRILIQAGIISISA, from the coding sequence GTGATTTCATTGTCTCTATCTAATTTTATCAAAACTATCTTAAATATTCAAGATAATAATATTTCTTTTCCAGAAGAAGAATATTACCAAGTTACTCAAAAAGGTAATTATCTAATTAAAGTTTTTAAAGGTTTTCTTAAGTCTGATTACTGTACTTGTCCATACTGTAATTCCAAAAATATTGTTAAAAATGGTTCAAGGCATCGTAAAATTAAATATATTCCTTTTCAAAATTACAATATTGAGCTTGAACTTACTATACAAAGATATATTTGTAAAGATTGTAAAAAAACTTTTTCACCTTCTACTAATATTGTAAGTGATAACTCCAGTATATCTAATAATCTTAAATATACTGTTGCGCTTGAACTTCAAAAAAATATTTCTCTTACATCTATTGCTCAGAAATACAACATTTCTATTTCTTCTGTACAAAGAATAATGAATAGTTGCTATTCTGATTTTAAAGTTAATAAAGAACATTTACCAGAAGCTATTTGTATTGATGAATTTAAGTCTGTTAAAAATATTGATGGTGCTATGTCTTTTGTTTTTGCTGACTATCAGAGTAAGAGTATTATTGATATCGTAGAAGATAGAAGACTTCATTCTCTTACAGAATACTTCTCAAGGTTTTCGCTTGAAGCTAGGAATAACGTAAAATATATCTGTATGGATATGTATACTCCATATATTAGTTTAGTTAATTCTATTTTTCCTAATGCAAAAATAGTGTTAGATAAATTTCATATTGTTAATCTTGTTAATAGAGCATTTAATCAAACTAGAATATCTATTATGAATTCTATTCAAGATGATTCATTAAAAAGAAAGCTAAAGCTGTTTTGGAAATCATTGTTAAAATATTATCCTGATCTTTGTCAAGTAAACTATTACTGTCAAAGTTTTAAGCGCAAACTTAGTAGCAAAGATAAAGTAGATTATCTATTAGAAAAATGTCCTGAATTAGAGGTTAATTTTAATATATATCAAGATATTATTCAAACAATTAAACTTAATAATTTTAACAGATTTGAAAATACAGTAAAAAAATATTTAACTACTAAAGAGAAGATTTCTAAGAAAATGGTAATAGCACTAAAAACTCTTAAGAAACATATGAACTACATTGAGAATATGTTTGAATCAAATATTACTAATGGAGTAATAGAAGGTTTAAACAATAAAATTAAATCAGTAAAGAGAACAGCATTTGGATATTCAAATTTTAGTAATTTTAAAAAGCGCATATTGATTCAAGCAGGTATTATTTCAATTAGTGCTTAA
- the rplD gene encoding 50S ribosomal protein L4, which produces MAVLNVYNLAGDQTGTLEVNDAVFGIEPNKVVLHEVLTAELAAARQGTASTKTRAMVRGGGRKPFKQKGTGRARQGTIRAPHMVGGGVTFGPHPRSYEKKVNKKVRNLALRSALSAKVAAGNVLVLDYDGIETPKTKVIVNLVNKVDAKQKQLFVVGDLIKDYNLYLSARNLENAVILQPNEIGVYWLLKQEKVILTKEALATVEEVLG; this is translated from the coding sequence ATGGCAGTTTTAAACGTATATAACTTAGCAGGAGATCAAACTGGTACTCTTGAAGTTAATGATGCAGTGTTTGGGATTGAACCTAATAAAGTAGTTCTTCATGAAGTACTTACTGCTGAATTAGCAGCTGCTAGACAAGGTACAGCTTCTACTAAGACTAGAGCAATGGTTAGAGGTGGAGGAAGAAAACCTTTCAAACAAAAAGGTACTGGTAGAGCAAGACAAGGTACAATAAGAGCACCTCATATGGTAGGTGGAGGAGTTACATTTGGTCCTCATCCAAGATCATATGAAAAAAAGGTTAATAAAAAAGTTAGAAATCTAGCACTAAGATCTGCTTTATCTGCAAAAGTTGCAGCTGGAAATGTTTTAGTATTAGACTATGATGGAATAGAAACACCTAAAACAAAAGTGATAGTAAATTTAGTAAATAAAGTTGATGCAAAACAAAAACAATTATTTGTAGTAGGAGATTTAATAAAAGATTACAATTTATACTTGTCAGCAAGGAATTTAGAAAATGCAGTAATTTTACAACCAAATGAAATTGGAGTTTACTGGCTTTTAAAACAAGAAAAGGTAATCCTTACTAAAGAAGCATTAGCTACTGTAGAGGAGGTACTAGGATAA